The stretch of DNA CTCACGAATACCGGCAAGAAACGGGCCGGGCAGTTTTCTCTTGGTATGAAGCAGCGGCTTGGTATTGCTATTGCATTGCTGAACAGTCCCCAGCTTTTGATTCTGGATGAACCGACTAACGGCCTTGACCCTTTAGGGATTGAGGAACTTCGAGAGTTAATTCGCTCTTTTCCCTGCAAAGGGATTACAGTTATTTTGTCCAGCCATATTCTGTCAGAAGTCCAGCAGATTGCAGATCATGTGGGTATCATTGCTGGCGGCGTCCTTGGATATGAGGGAGAGCTTCGCGCCGGTGAAGATTTGGAACAACTCTTTATGGATGTTATTCGCAGAAATGGTAAGGAGGGATATTAAATGGAGATGGCATATATTCAGGCAGAGAACCTAAAGCATAAGAGAACTTTCACAAAAACGCTGATCGTTCTGGCCCCGTTTGTAACTGCGCTTATGAACTTTTTTGCCCCTCTTTGGTTCCAGCTCAATTCTTATAATTGGTGGTATATCCTGCTTTATCCTGGATTCCTTACGCTCACCTGTGCCTTGATTGAACAGCGGGATAATGGCAAACTAAAATATCGTGCCGTTGCTTCATTGCCTGTTTCGCAGAACAAAGTCTGGAAAGCAAAAATTGGAGTGGCCGGTATTTACTCCTGTGTGGGGAATTTCATTTTCCTGGCGCTAAATCTGTTGGGCGGTTTTGCAATATTAGTTATCAACGAAATTCCCCTGACAATCGAAATTTGGCAGGCTGCGGCCGGAACAACTTGTATTGTCATTGCAAGCCTATGGGAAGTTCCGCTGTGCTTATGGTTATCAAAAAAAGTTGGTATCTTTGTCACGGTTATTCTTAATGCCGGACTTGGAAGCGTTTTAGGGATTTTTACGGCTACAACCTCTTTGTGGATGATCTGCCCGTATAGCTGGGTGCCGCATCTTATGATTTCCGTGTTAGGTATTTTGCCTAATGGTGAGCCGGTTGCAGATCAGAGTACGGCAATGGCATTTTGGATGATTATACTTGTATTGGTCATTTCGCTGGTCTGGTTTGCGGCGCTGTCATTTTTAACTGCAAGATGGTTTGAGAAAAAGGAGGTGGGGTAACTATGGTATCTGTGGTTCGCTGCTGGAAAGCAGAATATCAGAAGTGTAAACATAGCATTTTGCTCTATATGCACAACATGATTCCGATTATATGTGCGGCGATTTTTGCAGGTTACTATCATATATCCAGATGGGAACTGGCAACCAAAATCAGTGCCTATCTGGAAGTGCTGGCCGTTGCGTTCCCGTTTCTGATCGGCATTATTGTGGGCCTGGTTGTTCAGATCGAAAATCAGGCCGGGCATTATCAGCTTTTGTTGGGAACAATCCCATCTCGCATGGCAACGTATATTGGTAAACTTGGTTTTCTGATGATCTGTGCTTTTGGCGCAACATTTTTAGCGTTAGGAACATTCGCTGCACTATATAGGGATGCTCCGGCAAGCCTTTACCTGAAAGCAGGGATTCTATTGTTGATTACCATGCTTCCCATTTACCTGATTCATTTGTTTGTGGGAATGAGCTTCGGAAAAGGTGCATCTATGGGATTGGGAATTGCAGGGAGTTTAATAGCTGCCCTTATGATAACAGGGCTTGGTGACGCTACATGGAAATATATTCCCTGGGCCTGGGGCGTTCGTGCTATGGATTACACTGTGCTTGCATGGGATAGCCCCCAACTGTATGCACAGGTAAAAACCGATTTTTTCAGCGGTATGATTATTTCTGTATGCTGCACTGTTTGTCTGCTGATTGCCAGTTTGGTTTGGTTTCATGGTTGGGAGGGAGGTAAAAACAGTGAATAAAAAGTGCCTGTTTGCCGTGGTAATTGTGCTTGTAAGTCTTATATGCTTATCGGCCTGCGGTGCGCTCCGCGATACCGCCGATAAAAATAAGGCGTTAAATGAATCTCTGCCGTATTATGAGCTGAACGCCGCAAACTATGATGAAATTTCATATAACGGCCTGACATATACCATAACGGATGAATGTCTTGAAATGTCAGAACTGCAAGAAGAAATCGGGCAGGTATCGAAACGCTTCAAAAATGTGGCGGGGGAAGATTTCAGTTTCGGCTACGTTTACAGTATTGTGGATGTGGATATAAGCAATGCCGTAGCTGTAAATATCAACAATGAATATCGGAAAGCTGACATTAAAAATAATGATGAGTAACCTCGACAATGTGGTATAATGGGGCGGGAGGTGATTTTTTGACCCACTTACTTGTAGTTGACGATGAAGTTTCTATCTTGGAATTGATTAAGAACAGTTTGGGGAAAGATGGATATTTGATAACAGTCTGTCAAAATGCGGATGATGTAGACATCAAAAAGCTGCATTTCTATGACCTCATTCTTTTGGATGTGATGATGCCTGGCACAGACGGGTTTGAGTTTTGCAAACAGATCAGGAATATGGTAGACTGCCCGATTCTCTTTCTGACCGCAAAGACATTAGAGGAAGATATATTGTTTGGATTGGGCATCGGTGCGGATGATTATATTACGAAACCTTTTCGTATTCAGGAGCTTCGCGCCCGTGTCACGGCACATTTACGCAGAGAAAAAAGGGAGCATCACAGCACACTTTCATTTGAGCCTGATATAAGATTTGACCTTTCCGCAAAGGTACTGTATGTTTCAGAACAGCCGGTTCCCCTTACCAAAAGCGAGTATTCAATCTGTGAATACCTTGCGAAAAACCGGGGACAGGTTTTTACAAAAGAACAAATCTATGAAGCCGTTTTCGGGTTTGATGGAATAGGCGATAACTCTACGATCTCAACGCATATAAAAAATATTCGTGCGAAATTGGAGCATTTCAAAATAAGTCCGATCAGCACCGTATGGGGGATAGGATATAAATGGGAGTGAAAAAGAAACCTACATTGAAAATATTGTTTCGCCAGTTTGCTATCTCCCTCATTGTCATGCTGGTAGCGGCAATTATTGTCCCTTTTGGTTTGGAGGGACTTGCTATAAATGCTGGATTAGCTACAAGAGCAAATCTAAGTGAATTGCAGGTAAAAGAGATCATTCCAACGCTGACGATTGCCCCGGATATTACAAAGGTTGTGATTCCACAGGGATGCGGCTACTTAATTCTGGACAAGAACTTTAATGAGCTTTACAGCAATATGGACGATGATGAAAAAGAAATTGCCCTGCTGTACGCAAAGGGAGAATATATTGAATATGCTACGGGGAGGCAGTTTGCACTTGTTGTCCGGGAAAACGAATTTTGCGTTTTAAGGTATTATATTGGTTCTCAATTTACAGTGTCATGGCTACCGGAATATTTTCCATCTCCTGACACGCTTGCGTTTATCCTGATGGCTGTAAATTCGCTGCTGGTCATTATCATACTGACCGCCAGATTTGCTAAGAACCTGCGTACACAACTGACCCCGCTTTTTGAAGCAACTGCGGAGGTTTCAAAGCAAAACCTTGATTTTGAAGTAGGACACGCCAAAATCAAAGAGTTTGAAGATGTCCTTGCATCTTTTTCAGATATGAAAGATAATCTGAAAATTTCGTTAGAACGGCAATGGAAAACCGAACAGACACAGAAAGATCAAATCGCCGCGCTTGCCCATGATTTGAAAACGCCTCTGACGGTTATTCAAGGAAATGCTGATTTACTCACAGAAACAAATCTTGATGATGAGCAACGATTATACGCTGGTTACGTCGTGGAAAGCTCCGGCCAGATGCAGTCATATATTCAAACCCTGATTGATATATCACGGGCGGCGGTTGGTTATCAGCTCCATATTGAAAGTATAGACTTGCCAGCGTTCATGCAGCACTTGTTCGGTTATATGGAATCACTATGCCGGACAAAAGAAATCCGGCTGCAAATGAATACTGTTTCACTCCCTCAAATGCTGAAATTTGATAGGGTGCTGATAGAACGTGCTATTATGAATGTTATCAGTAATGGGCTGGACTACTCCCCGCAAGGCGGAACGCTTTATGTGGATGTTCAGAGTAACAACGGTTTCGTGGAAATTTCAGTCACAGACGAGGGAACGGGGTTTTCTAAAGAGGCATTATGCCACGCACAGGAACGGTTCTATATGGGCGATCAAAGCCGCAATTCAAAGTTACACTTTGGTATAGGTCTATATATTACAAATTCGATTATGGAACAACATAATGGTCAGCTTATTTTAGAAAATTCAAAAGAAACCGGCGGCGCAAAGGTTACTATGAAACTTCCTTGCTGATTTTCCGATAGTGTAATGGACGTCTTTTATGTCCGTCCATTTTTCAAATCTTCATGGAATCTTCAAAATTCCTCTTATCATGTATCTAAAGAAAAAACATCTGCCCAGCGGCAGAAAAGAAAAAAAAACGCTGCTGGGCAGACCCATTTTCACGCTTAATTTATATTCACTGGTGGCGGTTTTGAGAAATCAAGGCCGCTGCTTTCTTTCTGTCATTCCCAGCAGTTAAAGGCATGGCGGCCCACGGGAGGACGCCGCCATGCTGTTTTACTATCATTATAATCTAATCCACTTCTACCGCTTAAAAAAAGCCTTGCCCCGCCACGGGAATATTCCGGCTATGAGTATGAACTATACCATGTAAGAAAACAACAAAACGCTTCAAATCGTCGCCCGGTAGGTTTACGACCTGCCGGGCGATTTTTGTCGATTTTCGCGGATTGTCATTTCCGGCAAAAAATCAGATGGAAAAGGAGGCTGTCAGCAGACCAGGGCCAGCATAGGCCCCTGACAACGGACAGGATCATCCTGCTCACTCCCCACGGAAAGGAGGGATTTCTATGATAGAACAGCTCATTGCTGAAGCAACAGAATGTGATTTCAAAGTTGCTCTCGAAACAAAAAAGCCAAAAAGCTGGTTAAAAAGTGTCAGTGCTTTTTCCAATGGAATCGGCGGCACTCTGTTTTTCGGAGTCTCTGATGACCGGGAGCCTATCGGCTTGTCCGATGTTCAAAAGGATGCTGAAGCGATCAGCCGCTTAATCAAAGAACGTA from Blautia sp. SC05B48 encodes:
- a CDS encoding lantibiotic protection ABC transporter ATP-binding protein; the protein is MDMILKTTDLCKNFKGQMAVNNVSLNIRRNSVYGLLGPNGAGKSTILKMFTGILRPTSGSIEFDGHPWKRNALEHIGALIEMPPLYENLTAYENLKVRTTLLGLDDARINEVLQIVQLTNTGKKRAGQFSLGMKQRLGIAIALLNSPQLLILDEPTNGLDPLGIEELRELIRSFPCKGITVILSSHILSEVQQIADHVGIIAGGVLGYEGELRAGEDLEQLFMDVIRRNGKEGY
- a CDS encoding lantibiotic immunity ABC transporter MutE/EpiE family permease subunit; this translates as MEMAYIQAENLKHKRTFTKTLIVLAPFVTALMNFFAPLWFQLNSYNWWYILLYPGFLTLTCALIEQRDNGKLKYRAVASLPVSQNKVWKAKIGVAGIYSCVGNFIFLALNLLGGFAILVINEIPLTIEIWQAAAGTTCIVIASLWEVPLCLWLSKKVGIFVTVILNAGLGSVLGIFTATTSLWMICPYSWVPHLMISVLGILPNGEPVADQSTAMAFWMIILVLVISLVWFAALSFLTARWFEKKEVG
- a CDS encoding lantibiotic immunity ABC transporter MutG family permease subunit gives rise to the protein MVSVVRCWKAEYQKCKHSILLYMHNMIPIICAAIFAGYYHISRWELATKISAYLEVLAVAFPFLIGIIVGLVVQIENQAGHYQLLLGTIPSRMATYIGKLGFLMICAFGATFLALGTFAALYRDAPASLYLKAGILLLITMLPIYLIHLFVGMSFGKGASMGLGIAGSLIAALMITGLGDATWKYIPWAWGVRAMDYTVLAWDSPQLYAQVKTDFFSGMIISVCCTVCLLIASLVWFHGWEGGKNSE
- a CDS encoding NisI/SpaI family lantibiotic immunity lipoprotein — translated: MNKKCLFAVVIVLVSLICLSACGALRDTADKNKALNESLPYYELNAANYDEISYNGLTYTITDECLEMSELQEEIGQVSKRFKNVAGEDFSFGYVYSIVDVDISNAVAVNINNEYRKADIKNNDE
- a CDS encoding response regulator transcription factor → MTHLLVVDDEVSILELIKNSLGKDGYLITVCQNADDVDIKKLHFYDLILLDVMMPGTDGFEFCKQIRNMVDCPILFLTAKTLEEDILFGLGIGADDYITKPFRIQELRARVTAHLRREKREHHSTLSFEPDIRFDLSAKVLYVSEQPVPLTKSEYSICEYLAKNRGQVFTKEQIYEAVFGFDGIGDNSTISTHIKNIRAKLEHFKISPISTVWGIGYKWE
- a CDS encoding sensor histidine kinase, with translation MGVKKKPTLKILFRQFAISLIVMLVAAIIVPFGLEGLAINAGLATRANLSELQVKEIIPTLTIAPDITKVVIPQGCGYLILDKNFNELYSNMDDDEKEIALLYAKGEYIEYATGRQFALVVRENEFCVLRYYIGSQFTVSWLPEYFPSPDTLAFILMAVNSLLVIIILTARFAKNLRTQLTPLFEATAEVSKQNLDFEVGHAKIKEFEDVLASFSDMKDNLKISLERQWKTEQTQKDQIAALAHDLKTPLTVIQGNADLLTETNLDDEQRLYAGYVVESSGQMQSYIQTLIDISRAAVGYQLHIESIDLPAFMQHLFGYMESLCRTKEIRLQMNTVSLPQMLKFDRVLIERAIMNVISNGLDYSPQGGTLYVDVQSNNGFVEISVTDEGTGFSKEALCHAQERFYMGDQSRNSKLHFGIGLYITNSIMEQHNGQLILENSKETGGAKVTMKLPC